In the genome of Fibrobacter sp., one region contains:
- a CDS encoding GNAT family N-acetyltransferase, translated as MSKSLDFQKFEIRRLNENSIVKSFDCGDADINEFVLKESSLYRKSLLAVSYVLVDKDTPTDVIGFFSMANDKVALGDFESKTEFNRFRKQQGFPQPKRLRSYPAIKLCRLGVSNAYKGENVGTFLLDFVKTYFTSDNKSGCRFLTVDAYINAVPFYEKNGFCMLGSGRDDNPYTRLMFYDLNEIVA; from the coding sequence TTGTCAAAATCATTAGATTTCCAAAAGTTTGAAATACGCAGACTAAATGAAAACAGCATTGTCAAGTCCTTTGACTGCGGCGATGCCGACATCAACGAATTTGTCCTAAAGGAATCCTCCCTTTACAGAAAATCACTACTGGCAGTAAGCTACGTCCTTGTTGACAAGGATACGCCCACTGATGTCATCGGATTTTTCAGTATGGCCAACGACAAGGTTGCCCTAGGTGATTTTGAAAGCAAGACCGAATTCAACCGTTTTCGAAAACAACAGGGATTCCCTCAACCAAAACGATTAAGAAGCTATCCAGCAATAAAGCTATGCCGTCTTGGTGTATCCAACGCATATAAAGGTGAAAACGTCGGCACATTTCTCCTGGATTTTGTAAAGACTTACTTCACGTCAGACAATAAATCCGGTTGCAGATTTTTAACCGTGGACGCCTACATAAACGCGGTTCCTTTTTACGAGAAAAACGGATTTTGCATGCTAGGATCAGGCAGGGACGACAATCCTTATACTCGTCTAATGTTCTACGACCTAAACGAAATCGTGGCGTAG